The Bdellovibrio sp. NC01 genome includes the window CGTCCACAGATCTCATACCTGCTTCCATAGCTTTTTTTGCAGCGTCTTCTGCCGCGACTTGAGCTGCAAATGGAGTTCCCTTACGAGAACCTTTGAAACCTAGGTGACCAGCAGAGGACCAAGACACCGTAGCTCCATTCGGATCTGTCATCGTTACGATAACATTGCCGAAACCAGCTGAGATATAGCAGTTTCCTTGAGGAACGTTTCTTTTAACTTTTTTCTTAGCAACTGTTTTTGCTTTATTTTCAGTATTCATCGCTAATTCCCTTTAACTACACGGCTTTTTTCTTGTTAGCTACCGTCTTCTTAGGACCTTTACGAGTACGTGCATTAGAACGAGTGTTCTGACCACGAACTGGCAAGCCTTTACGATGACGGATGCCGCGGTAGCAGTTAAGGTCCATCAAACGTTTGATAGACAAACCGATTTCACGACGCAAATCACCTTCAACTTTGAAGTTTGATTCGATGATAGAGCGGATTTTAGCGATGTGC containing:
- the rpsK gene encoding 30S ribosomal protein S11, with amino-acid sequence MNTENKAKTVAKKKVKRNVPQGNCYISAGFGNVIVTMTDPNGATVSWSSAGHLGFKGSRKGTPFAAQVAAEDAAKKAMEAGMRSVDVYLKGPGAGREPAIRALAATGMRILTLKDITPVPHNGCRPPKRRRI
- the rpsM gene encoding 30S ribosomal protein S13, giving the protein MARILGVDLPRNKRVEIALTYIYGIGRPRAAMIVKQVGIPSTLRTEGLTDEHIAKIRSIIESNFKVEGDLRREIGLSIKRLMDLNCYRGIRHRKGLPVRGQNTRSNARTRKGPKKTVANKKKAV